From Coffea arabica cultivar ET-39 chromosome 10e, Coffea Arabica ET-39 HiFi, whole genome shotgun sequence, one genomic window encodes:
- the LOC113710932 gene encoding uncharacterized protein isoform X7 codes for MKSSEKVNQKKQQDERLSDFSCQENDKPSNSPNKDERTPSKLTRQNGFIVEKPKTKKTTPKKKLANSDLIETLSKKTSSDTMLDGPTLQSIPNLRLEAKMTTQENSRLFAGKQIHPFFSLHKASKRNQEIIDLEDPCCSSERKDANLSFNPIHVFDMVEDGSHCLDWKNWSFSEGNLSSINSHLEDNLLSLYDQRVNSLQFDDFSRHSFPSSGLTCQNNISLDKCPITLDEEGEVGRTNCVQASSSCVAFGAEWQGKFVQQGSSNWPENCLWTDKYQPRRAAQFICLQICGNDEAVKFISQWLYLWHEKGSQSGKSSFHDEQAVGEDIDYSSHQSDTDSENIDEETSLKNVLLVTGPVGSGKSAAIYACAEEQGFQVLEVNASDWRNGALVKHRFGEALGSHWLQHKVDNTASSDKKYLSKSSPEIIEVTKGSEDEVVELIPLSDEDDPQLICNGNSILDCQNEIKTLILFEDVDATLSEDHGFLSTIQQLAQTAKRPMILTANNYNPILPNNLDRLEVSFKMPSPAELLGLGHMVCAAEKAEIEPWLINRLIDSCQGDIRKTIMYLQFWCQGQNSKKGTGSQITYSPLPFDLEAGHEVLPKLIPWGCPSRLSEIVEEEITKSLVMMEDRYGLVDIIVEEELNCGKPHASSRIQSHKLDHIEVKKEAILSLHSSIYDEDDLLAQPDCNLELSDFSGSPVAFSGSVRRKLGAVISSDSEEEYLGDNTPTLLGREFGDQKNEIQVRRKLGAVMSSDSEEEYLGDNIPTLLGREFGDQKNEMQVVNSTSSPHLFPIGSCCHPTDQLTHVEEDKLKHSGSTCLENVVYSHMDGVCRSVDMSSVPEPSFVPETEFGDQTDLFSVAVSCSLMEVDSMSENLLPRLSSIKDGKCCTPPYENQEMLSNDSDMHRKTLKTEEIGDSNLEHVEDGIRGHQMLDECSRVEFSGAPKTFKTLKPHQQVDFVEETWRRLRERKTDLQQYVTPQQKEAFQALKVASGMSKLISEADSLVTLCQSQICDSLEPSLSPCEESQLGSWYDDHLHMSSIMAQHGICFYAKESLAVGSNRDSVDRVDLAWEMLSSSTNAMALGRLLSVDRKLTGGTEERSEMSRCSFRRYRIRRKIDSCLYNVLESVVPPRTHLALHGDAFHEYLSSLSKVSRLEAGRLAELASKREQRRARIARHYLSSGTFVLSPEDISLLSQYNSYRKFLPNGDIHGSDKALS; via the exons ATGAAGAGCTCAGAGAAAGTGAACCAGAAGAAACAGCAAGACGAGCGGCTCTCTGATTTTTCATGTCAAGAAAATGATAAACCCTCAAATTCTCCTAATA AAGATGAGAGAACTCCTTCAAAACTTACAAGGCAGAATGGCTTCATCGTGGAGAAACCAAAGACAAAAAAAACTACACCAAAGAAAAAATTGGCGAACAGTGACTTGATTGAGACATTGTCTAAGAAAACATCTTCTGATACTATGTTAGATGGGCCTACACTGCAATCCATTCCCAATCTTAGATTAGAGGCAAAAATGACCACTCAG GAAAATTCACGTTTATTTGCAGGAAAGCAAATACATCCATTTTTCTCATTACATAAGGCAAGTAAAAGAAACCAGGAGATAATTGATCTGGAGGATCCGTGTTGTTCTTCTGAAAGAAAGGACGCTAACCTTAGTTTCAACCCTATTCATGTATTTGACATGGTTGAG GATGGTTCCCACTGCCTTGATTGGAAGAATTGGTCGTTTTCTGAGGGAAATCTCAGCAGCATCAATTCTCATCTGGAAGATAACTTGTTATCACTTTATGATCAACGTGTAAACTCCTTACAGTTTGATGACTTCTCAAGACATTCTTTCCCAAGCAGTGGATTGACATGCCAAAACAACATTTCTCTGGATAAATGCCCTATTACACTCGATGAG GAGGGTGAAGTTGGCAGAACTAATTGTGTCCAAGCATCTTCTAGTTGTGTAGCATTCGGAGCTGAGTGGCAGGGCAAGTTTGTTCAGCAAGG TTCTTCCAATTGGCCAGAGAATTGCTTATGGACAGACAAATATCAGCCTAGAAGGGCTGCACAG TTCATTTGTCTGCAGATATGTGGCAATGATGAAGCAGTTAAGTTTATTAGTCAGTGGCTATATCTATGGCATGAGAAAGGTTCTCAAAGTGGCAAAAGTTCTTTCCATGATGAGCAAGCAGTTGGCGAAGACATTGATTACTCCTCTCATCAAAGTGACACTGATTCTGAGAATATAGATGAAGAAACCTCTTTGAAGAATGTCCTCCTAGTTACGGGGCCAGTTGGG AGTGGGAAATCTGCTGCCATCTATGCCTGTGCGGAAGAGCAAGGTTTTCAAGTTCTTGAG GTCAATGCATCAGATTGGCGTAATGGAGCCCTTGTGAAGCATAGATTTGGGGAGGCTCTAGGGTCACACTGGCTTCAACA TAAAGTGGATAATACAGCTAGTTCGGACAAAAAATATCTATCAAAGTCTTCCCCGGAAATTATTGAGGTGACAAAAGGGTCTGAGGATGAAGTTGTAGAACTGATACCGCTATCTGATGAAGATGATCCTCAACTAATTTGCAATGGGAATAGCATTCTTGACTGTCAAAATGAAATTAAGACTTTGATTCTTTTTGAGGATGTGGATGCTACTCTCAGTGAAGATCATGGTTTTTTATCCACAATACAGCAACTTGCACAGACGGCAAAGCGCCCAATGATTTTGACTGCTAACA ATTACAATCCTATCCTGCCAAACAATTTAGACAGGTTGGAGGTGTCTTTTAAAATGCCTTCACCAGCGGAGCTCCTTGGGCTTGGACACATG GTTTGTGCAGCAGAAAAAGCTGAAATTGAACCTTGGTTGATCAATCGTTTAATTGATTCTTGTCAAGGCGATATTCGTAAAACCATCATGTATCTTCAGTTTTGGTGCCAGGGTCagaattcaaagaaag GTACTGGATCACAGATAACATATAGTCCACTTCCATTTGACCTTGAAGCTGGGCATGAGGTACTACCGAAATTAATTCCTTGGGGCTGCCCTTCTCGGCTATCTGAAATTGTGGAGGAGGAGATTACCAAGTCGCTAGTGATGATGGAAGATAGGTATGGCTTAGTGGACATAATTGTAGAAGAAGAGCTGAACTGTGGGAAACCACATGCTAGTTCAAGGATTCAAAGTCATAAACTGGACCACATTGAGGTCAAGAAAGAAGCAATATTGAGCTTGCACTCTTCCATTTATGATGAAGATGATTTATTAGCTCAGCCTGATTGCAATTTGGAACTTTCCGATTTCTCTGGATCACCAGTTGCATTTTCCGGAAGCGTTAGGAGAAAACTTGGTGCTGTCATATCATCTGATTCGGAAGAGGAATATTTAGGTGATAATACTCCCACTCTTCTTGGCAGAGAATTTGGtgatcaaaagaatgaaatTCAAGTTAGGAGAAAACTTGGTGCTGTTATGTCATCTGATTCTGAAGAGGAATATTTAGGTGATAATATTCCCACTCTTCTTGGCAGAGAATTTGGtgatcaaaagaatgaaatgcaagttgTGAATAGCACATCTTCTCCACACTTATTTCCTATTGGAAGTTGCTGCCATCCAACTGATCAACTTACTCATGTTGAAGAAGACAAATTGAAGCATAGTGGTTCGACATGCTTAGAAAATGTTGTTTATTCGCATATGGATGGGGTGTGCAGGTCAGTTGACATGTCCAGTGTGCCAGAACCATCATTTGTCCCTGAGACTGAGTTTGGTGATCAAACAGACCTATTTTCTGTAGCAGTATCTTGCAGCCTCATGGAAGTAGATTCGATGAGTGAAAATTTATTACCAAGGCTCTCTTCCATTAAAGATGGAAAGTGCTGTACTCCACCATATGAGAACCAGGAAATGCTGAGCAATGATAGTGATATGCATAGGAAAACATTGAAGACAGAGGAGATAGGTGATTCTAACCTTGAACATGTAGAAGATGGCATAAGAGGACATCAAATGTTGGATGAATGTAGCCGCGTTGAGTTCAGTGGAGCTCCTAAGACCTTCAAGACACTAAAGCCTCATCAACAGGTTGATTTTGTAGAAGAAACATGGAGAAGACTGCGTGAGCGTAAAACAGATTTACAGCAGTATGTTACCCCTCAACAGAAAGAAGCTTTTCAAGCTCTAAAAGTTGCTTCCGGAATGAGTAAACTAATTTCTGAAGCTGATTCATTAGTTACTTTGTGCCAATCACAGATATGT GACTCCTTGGAGCCATCACTCTCGCCATGTGAGGAGTCGCAATTAGGTAGCTGGTATGATGACCATCTGCATATGTCATCAATTATGGCTCAACATGGCATATGCTTCTATGCTAAGGAAAGTCTTGCAGTGGGATCAAATCGTGACTCAGTGGATAGAGTGGATTTGGCTTGGGAGATGTTGTCATCCTCTACCAATGCAATGGCATTAGGGAGACTACTCAGTGTGGACAGGAAATTGACAGGAGGGACAGAAGAAAGGTCGGAGATGAGTCGCTGTTCCTTTAGAAGGTATAGAATTAGAAG GAAAATAGACTCGTGTCTTTACAATGTACTTGAGTCTGTAGTTCCCCCAAGGACGCATCTAGCCCTGCATGGTGATGCCTTTCATGAATATCTCTCGTCATTGAGCAAGGTCTCGAGATTGGAAGCTGGCCGTCTGGCTGAACTTGCTTCTAAGAGAGAACAAAGAAG GGCACGTATTGCACGGCATTACTTGAGTTCTGGCACATTTGTATTATCCCCTGAAGATATTTCACTGCTAAGTCAATATAACAGCTACAGAAAGTTTCTCCCCAACGGGGATATACATGGTTCAGATAAAGCTCTCTCTTGA